One genomic segment of Stigmatopora argus isolate UIUO_Sarg chromosome 18, RoL_Sarg_1.0, whole genome shotgun sequence includes these proteins:
- the LOC144092553 gene encoding uncharacterized protein LOC144092553, which produces MNADVHAQLSAVMEALVRAAVAELTKQPSGGDDDDDDDDDLLLPPRPADEPGESRDEPVSFAAVLERLANEALEKIIVIVDRVRPEKPGDGVLDVEAEHSYGVPAVGRDGRSFASMRSFVPSRNREETPSRNQEETPSTPATAESSGEPSEKPFACELCGRRFTLRHNLRRHARGHAGDKPFRCGDCGKGFTRALTLRTHGLIHTGQRERCPKRFGRGVNLKKHPRVHGGARPFACEVCGKTFGQAANLKIHGRVHTGERPYACRQCGKTFSQRGSLTAHGRTHSSRRDFACASCPKRFNNANSLKLHGRVHTGERPYACDVCGKTFSQGSHLRTHKSHLHAGGKRFICDKCGKRYADARNLKSHKCGYA; this is translated from the exons ATGAACGCGGACGTGCACGCGCAGCTGTCCGCCGTCATGGAGGCTCTCGTGCGCGCCGCCGTGGCCGAGCTGACCAAGCAGCCGAgtggcggcgacgacgacgacgacgacgacgacgacctcCTCCTCCCTCCGCGGCCGGCCGACGAGCCGGGGGAGAGCCGCGACGAGCCG GTGTCCTTTGCCGCCGTTTTGGAGAGGCTGGCCAACGAGGCCTTGGAGAAGATCATCGTCATCGTGGACCGGGTCCGGCCCGAGAAGCCGGGCGACGGCGTCCTCGACGTGG AGGCGGAACACTCGTACGGCGTCCCCGCCGTCGGTCGGGACGGCCGATCGTTCGCCTCGATGAGGTCGTTTGTGCCGTCGCGGAACCGGGAGGAGACGCCGTCGCGGAACCAAGAGGAGACGCCCTCGACACCGGCTACCGCCGAGA GCTCGGGAGAGCCGTCGGAGAAACCCTTCGCCTGCGAGCTGTGCGGCCGGCGCTTCACCCTTCGACACAACCTGCGGCGCCACGCCCGAGGCCACGCGGGCGACAAGCCCTTCCGCTGCGGCGACTGCGGGAAAGGCTTCACCCGCGCGCTGACGCTGCGGACGCACGGGCTGATCCACACGGGCCAGCGCGAACGGTGCCCCAAACGCTTCGGGCGCGGCGTCAACCTGAAGAAGCACCCGCGCGTTCACGGCGGCGCGCGTCCCTTCGCCTGCGAGGTCTGCGGGAAGACCTTCGGCCAGGCGGCCAACCTGAAGATCCACGGCCGCGTGCACACGGGCGAGCGACCGTACGCCTGCCGGCAGTGCGGCAAGACTTTCAGCCAGCGCGGCAGCCTGACGGCGCACGGGCGCACGCACTCGTCCCGGCGCGACTTTGCCTGCGCGTCCTGCCCCAAGCGCTTCAACAATGCCAACAGCCTGAAGCTGCACGGCCGCGTTCACACGGGCGAGCGGCCCTACGCCTGCGACGTCTGCGGCAAGACCTTCAGCCAGGGCAGCCACCTGCGCACGCACAAGAGCCACCTGCACGCCGGCGGCAAGCGCTTCATCTGCGACAAGTGCGGCAAGCGCTACGCCGACGCGCGCAACCTCAAGTCGCACAAGTGCGGCTACGCCTGA
- the ankrd22 gene encoding ankyrin repeat domain-containing protein 22 → MGKVYSQPACRLAHGGDVQGLSSLAARDPRCVDARDEVTGDTPLIAACRRGHLHAAAFLMERGADVRARNKKRRTCLHYVAKQNFSLLDHLIVLILMPILLLGYFLLLQKRRRNRALMELVLDSEVDVDAADDKGNTALHYACLRKRDHLVPPLLLRDADPHVRNHDGESPLEVAVRLKFTKVVRLLRKTQ, encoded by the exons ATGGGCAAGGTGTATTCCCAG CCGGCCTGTCGCTTGGCGCACGGCGGCGACGTTCAGGGCCTCTCTTCACTGGCGGCCCGCGATCCCCGCTGCGTGGACGCGCGGGACGAGGTCACCGGGGACACGCCCCTCATCGCCGCCTGTCGCCGGGGCCACCTGCACGCGGCAGCCTTCCTGATGGAGCGCGGGGCCGATGTGCGCGCGCGCAACAAG AAGCGGCGCACCTGCCTGCACTACGTGGCCAAGCAGAACTTTTCTCTCCTGGACCACCTGATCGTCCTGATCCTGATGCCCATCCTCCTCCTGGGATACTTCCTCCTG TTGCAGAAGCGGCGGCGTAACCGGGCCCTGATGGAGCTGGTGCTGGACAGCGAAGTGGACGTGGACGCGGCCGATGAC AAAGGCAACACGGCTCTTCACTACGCATGTCTGAGGAAACGTGACCATTTGGTTCCCCCGCTGCTCCTCCGAGACGCCGACCCTCACGTCAGGAACCAC GACGGCGAGTCGCCGCTGGAGGTCGCCGTGAGGCTAAAGTTCACCAAAGTGGTGCGGCTGCTGAGGAAGACCCAGTGA
- the lipf gene encoding gastric triacylglycerol lipase gives MQWTVLVALWCGTAALDRPREGPRSFGDDATLDPEVHMNISELIRRWGYPAEEHQVATEDGYILTLNRIPAAARPSGHGPAGAVFLQHGLLAAGSNWVTNPPASGLGFALADAGYDVWLGNSRGNTWSRKHRTLTPQQEEFWSFSHDEMALLDLPAVVDYVLKATGQDGIFYIGHSQGTTIGFMAFSKLPRLAAKIKLFVALAPVATVSFASSPMSKLSILPEFLLWDLFGRRDFLPQSHMIEWFAEHVCAKRLLDLLCGNIFFVLCGFDELNLNMSRTAVYTSHCPAGTSVQNMLHWAQAVAGDGLSAFDFGTAGNMKRYNQTTPPRYRVGDVRVPTAIFSGGRDTLADPKDMALLLTQLPNVVYRQDIPHWDHLDFIWGLDAPQLMFPAILKLLRQYG, from the exons ATGCAGTGGACAGTTTTGGTCGCGCTGTGGTGCGGAACGGCGGCCCTGGACCGGCCCCGCGAGGGACCTCGCTCATTTGGGGACGACGCCACTTTGGACCCGGAAGTCCACATGAACATT AGCGAGCTCATCCGACGTTGGGGCTACCCGGCCGAGGAGCACCAGGTGGCCACGGAGGACGGCTACATCCTGACGCTGAACCGGATCCCAGCGGCGGCGAGGCCCTCCGGACACG GCCCCGCCGGTGCCGTCTTCTTGCAGCACGGCCTACTGGCGGCCGGCAGCAACTGGGTGACCAACCCGCCGGCGTCGGGCCTGGGCTTCGCGTTGGCCGACGCCGGCTACGACGTGTGGTTGGGCAACAGTCGCGGCAACACCTGGTCGCGGAAGCACCGCACCCTCACGCCCCAACAAGAAGAATTCTGGAGCTTCAG CCACGACGAAATGGCCCTTTTGGACCTTCCTGCCGTGGTGGACTATGTCCTGAAAGCCACGGGACAAGACGGCATATTTTACATCGGACACTCGCAGGGGACCACCATCG GTTTCATGGCCTTCTCCAAGCTCCCCCGATTGGCCGCCAAGATCAAGCTGTTTGTGGCCTTGGCGCCGGTGGCCACCGTTTCCTTCGCCAGCAGCCCCATGAGCAAGCTGTCCATCCTGCCCGAGTTCCTGCTTTGG GACCTGTTTGGGAGGCGGGACTTCCTGCCTCAGAGTCACATGATCGAGTGGTTCGCCGAGCACGTGTGCGCCAAACGACTGCTGGACCTTCTGTGCGGAAACATTTTCTTTGTCCTGTGTGGCTTCGACGAACTAAACCTCAACATG TCGCGCACGGCCGTCTACACCTCGCACTGTCCCGCCGGGACGTCCGTCCAGAACATGCTTCACTGGGCGCAG GCGGTCGCCGGAGACGGCCTGTCGGCATTCGATTTCGGGACGGCGGGGAACATGAAGCGTTATAAccag ACGACGCCCCCGCGGTACCGGGTGGGAGACGTGCGGGTGCCCACGGCCATCTTCTCGGGGGGCCGTGATACGCTGGCCGATCCCAAAGACATGGCGCTGCTCCTCACGCAG TTGCCCAACGTGGTCTACCGCCAAGACATCCCCCACTGGGACCACCTGGACTTCATCTGGGGCCTGGACGCCCCCCAGCTCATGTTTCCCGCCATCCTCAAGCTGCTGCGACAATACGGCTGA